TTCGGGCAGCGATGGGGATGTCGCAGCGACGCCTGGCCACGACGAGGGCGCCATTGGGCCCCTTGTCCAAGCTCCCTCCACCCACCCTGGACCGGTGGCGAGACCCTCCTCGTAGTGCCCTGGCCCACCTGGCGAAGGTAGGTTTGGGGCGTCAGGAGCCACCCTTGGGGTtaatgtcagggaaccaccaagCAATGCCTCCCTCAAAGGCTCTAACTCttactcagcctctccctgctctaatcacctacacctgttccccattacctttcccctttataaggtttATCGTCAATAAATACATTGTGGTTTAATCCCGGTTTCTGACGCCTGGTCTATATCtgtgacatttttttctgtcttacacaagttcttctgatagagacaaaaatgtcctgTTTGGACTCTTGAGTGTTGTGTGATTcttaagtgtttttgttttttactgaaTTTGTTGCATAGAATATAAAGAAGCATGCATGTGCCTCAAAACCCGAAAAAAGATCcagtgtttccacacttttcacaggcCCTGTAGATTTCTAGCTATTTTTCTGAATCAGAtaattacttaaatatattGTTGTTGGATATTAAATTTTGTTCATGCTCATAGAAGAGCAGCAGACTAAGAGAACAGCACAGTTCTGCACTGCTATtcgaacattttattttaaaataaattcacagTTGAGTCATAAGAACCAATACAGAATCCAGCGTATAGAGGTTGAGTGAATGTGGTTTGGACTTTGTGGAGGAGCCTCATCGTATCAGAGACGCTGTAGAAGGAcagagttcctgcactgtgatccACATACACTCCTATTCTGGTGAATGCTGGACCTTGGAGCTCAGTGTTAATGCTGTTGTGacagaaacaaacagaagacaAAAAACACACCAGACTCCAGGACTGAGTGTTGTATCCAAGCAAACTCTCATCACCTTCTCCTTTTCTGCTGATATCTTTATATGAGACTGATATGGCCACATCACCGCTCCACTCAACCTCCCAGTAACagcgtccacacacactctccttacaCAACACCTGAGACCAGTAGTCAAACCTCTCTGGATGATCAGAGTATTCTTCTTCTGTGATGATGCGCTTCACCACTGTGTTGTTCTCAGACAGAATGAGTTGATGATGTGCCGTGTTGGGATCCAGAGTCAGATTACagaaatctataaaaataaaatgtccacAGGTTAGATACTAatcacggtgtgtgtgtgtgtgtgtgtgtgtgtgtgtgtgtgtgtgtgtgtgtgtgtgtgttttacacctACATTGCAGAAATTCATCTCTATTCTCTGGTTGTGAGGGTAAATGCTTCTGAACTGCTGCAGCTgtagagacacagagacaaaatGCGCATGACAATTGAAGAACTCACAGCGCTCATGGCAGTTGCTTTAAGACAGTGTGTTCATCAAACTCTCGATTCAAACTCGTCGATCAAAATCACAGGATTAAAATATATCTATCTACAACCCCGAGTTCTAGAAAAGAGAATGCACTGATTTGCATATCTCATAaagccatattttatttacagaagagcatagaaaacatatcagatgttgaaaatgtaccattttaaggaaaatatcaagtcactttaaatgttttataaaatatcttaaatttaaatttaataacacatattttttattattattagagggacagtgcatataggacgttttggagacaaggtgagggtggtgagactgagatggtttgcagaggagggacatgaggtatatcagtagaagaatgctgaggatggagctaccaggaaggaggaaaagaggaagaccaaggaggaagtttatggatgtggagaaggaagacatgcagatagttggtgtAAAAGCGGCAGATGTAAAAAAACAGGTGGGTATggggacggatgatccactgtggcgccccctaatggaagaagccaattgtctcaactttttttgaGACCTGACAACAAAATGTCTGGAAAAGTGAGTGTTAGTAAAATGTAACAGCTGGAGAAATATTTTGCACGTCATTAGGTTCTTTGGTAACATGTCACTAAGATGATTtggtctctcagaagtaaagatgggcagagcttcaccagtCTGTAAAAGAACTGCCTTTTCAAATTGTGAAACAGTTTGAGAATAAGTAtttataacttacattatttttgttttagttattatctgattctgaacgatgttttattttgtaaaataaccGGATTTGTAtatgtctatgactcactcttgatgcaggtcatgatgcctctGTCAcgtgtcttacctccatccactaccttcttaaaggtgcTACTCCGgctgctaacacataatacattaccgctaaatacAAACCCACAAgcaagcaaaatgaacaaaaaaacaacacagtggatttatgattattattatatttagaaaatattattttattttgttgtatttatccgccacaccttaaaggccggtccgtgaaaaaattgtccgacattaaaccggtccgtgaaaatattgtctgacattaatccggtccgtagcccaaaaaggttggggaccgctgatctATAGTACATAATATCAAAAGGTTCTGGGAAAATCTGTGTGTGCAAGTGACAAGGCTGAAAATCAATATCAaatgcctgtgatcttcgggcccaCAGGCAGCACTGCAATAATAACAGCCATCTATATTAGTAAACAATCGAGTCCAGTGCCCTGTGTTTTACCCCTTGTACAGCAAGTCACTACAGTGGTGGAGAATACGGgctttaaacacacaccagaAAAAAATCACCCCACCCAAAACATTTATCCATTATTGAAAATCCACCTGGAGAATAACCTACACCAACAGAGAGTTGTATCTGGTCAGAAGACTCTATCCTTCCACGCAAGAGTTGCTGGAGCTGCAAAAGTGGTGGCCCAATCCCACCCAGGAAGCACAGCACTTCCTCACAAAAATGACAGTAAGCGATGATACAGAAGAATTTATACACtcaccaggcataacattatgaccattgCCTGGtgaacattataacactgattatctcttcatcacagGATCTGTTAGTCTGTAGGATATATTAGAAAGGTTGtgaggtgaacattttgtcttcaaaattgacgtgttagaagcaggaaaaatgggcaagcataaggatttaagCGACCGTATTTGCGGCGTCgccaaacatttatttttgtcctatattgtatttcttccatGTTTTCAAGTCGGACAGTCAAATacatactctgtatgaatgtgtatgtgacaaataattcaaatttgaatttgaatttaaattagatagatagatagatagatagatagatagatagatagatagatagatagatagatagatagatagatagatagatagatagatagatagatagagtaccAGTCATTAGTTTAGACTTTagtttattgtatattaaaaCGGAAGACAGCCGAAGTTTTACCTTGCTACATAAAaatgaccctaaacacacagccaagaccACACAGGAGTGGATTAAGAACGACTCTATGAATGTTTTAAAGTGGTCTACATCTACCatacacaatgacaataaagttaaatctaatctaatctaattaaaaaaatttaatataaataaataaccttgCCACTAGAGACACTACGGTCTGCTAGTGCTCAGTTaatttaactgtgtgtgtgtgtgtgtgtgtgtgtgtgtgtgtgtgtgtgtgtgtgtgtgtgtgtgtgtgttttacacctACATTGCAGAAAATCATTTCTCCTCTTCGGTTGTGAGGGTAAACTCTTCTGAATTGCTGCAGCTGTAGAGACACAGAGTCAAAATGCACATGACAATGAAAGAACTCACAGCACTCATGGCAGTTGCATTAAGACAGTGTGTTCTTCAAACATGTAGGATTATGTCTATGTCTTTTATTcacagaacatagaaaacatatcagatGTTgaaaatttaccattttaagaaaattttaaactaatttttaacatgatggctgcaacacgtctcaaaaaagttggtacCTGACAACAAAATGTATGGAAAAGAGGCTGTTAGTAAAACGAGGCAGCTGGAGGAACAattttgcaacttattaggttcATTGGTAATATAAACGTAAGATGATTTGGTATAATTAGTGTATCTTAAAGGTGCAAAgtctctcaaaagtaaagaagcaaaacattttgtcttcaataTTGATGTGTATCTCCCTGCTCTCCTGACCTGCCGAGATCATGGCTCTGCCTTTCTGCCCTGCCAAGCACACCCCTCAGCCTGTCTCTTCGGCCAAGCTTGGTCCAGGTCAGGTCcgaggcggagcgacgccctctatGGAGGTCAGAGGTCCTTACTTCCCAGAGACAAGGGCAAAAGAGGGCCATAgaggggggtactgtcagggtCTTCCGGTTTCACAGCGCGCACTTTTTTTTagggtcggcggccatcttgccgtttttcccgcGCCACCCTGTATTTAAGGATACCTTAGACACTTTTGTTACCTGTTGTAAAGCTTTTTTCCTGTGGTTACTGCACTGAACACTTTTgacttattgtgtgtgtaagtgttttacACCTACATTGCAAAAAATCATCTTTCTTCTTTGTTTGTGAGGGTAAACTCTTCTGAATTGCTGCAGCTgtagagacaaagagacaaaatGCACATGACAATGGAAGAACTCACAGCGCTCATGCCAGCTGCCACCCTTTTCTCTCTGCCGCCTCTTACTCCACAGAGACAAGGGCAAATCAGGGCCGTCTTGAGAGGGCCGTGgagggggggtactgtcaggatATTCCGGTTTCACAGCACGCACTTCAGGGGGTCGCGGCGCGCCCTTTAGGGTCGGTGGCCATCTTGCCATTTTTCCCATGCCACCCTCTATTTAAGGATACCTAAAACATTTACTCCTGGCCAGATTGTCTTATTGGCTTTTTGGATTTAGTTTAGTCTCTGcctgcattgccctgtttgTTGGTGTTAAGACCCTGGACAgtttttttggactttgtttttgcttttgccCCAttgctactttttattttagccTGCTTTCTATTACCCTCGTGGCATCCTTCATTTGGGTCCTTGTCTCTGAGTCACGCATCAATGACAGGTCCAGCCAGAGCCTTGACTTGAACCCTAATGGACATCTCTGGAGTGGCTGTTCATAGACGTTTCCTATCAAACCTGTCCAGCTTGAGAGGAATTGCCTTGAAGAATTGCAGAAATACCCTCAATCCAATTGAATACTTTTCAAATGCactttaaatataaagtataacagATACCTTTTTGTTACCTATTGTAAAGTTTTTTTCCTGTGGTTACTGCACTAAACAGGTAAGCCACTATTTATAacactgctatttattgtaaatagaacACTTATGCACTTTTGGTTAGATGCGAACTGCATTTCTTTGGCCCTGTACATctactctgcacaatgacaataaagttgaatctaatataacctattttaataaaaatttaaatacaaattccCTTGCCATATTGCCAAATTACCTGTATaggactgtagaaagaacatcacttataatcttacatttcagtactcatgttagttctcactctccagtgttctgtattgttgaaagatttatgatcaaactcttaatatcacccaaatgaggatgaggttccgcttttgagtctggttccttttaaggtttctccctcataacatctaagagagtttctccttcaccacagtcaccatggctgctcatcagggataaatacacattgttcaccttcactgttaaattttgtaaaacaatagaaagaaacttgaattgacttgactcgacttgacttgaccataGAGACACCATTGTCtgctatggtgtgtgtgtgtgtgtgtgtgtgtgtgtgtgtgtgtgtgtgtgtgtgtgtgtgtgtgttttacacctACATTGCAGAAAATCATGTCTCTTCTCTGGTTGTAAGGGTAAAATCTTCTGAACTGCTGCAGCTGTAAAGACAAAATGcacatgaaaatgaaagaacTCACAGCCTTCATGGCAGTTGCTTTAAGACAACAGACTACGTGTGTTCATCAGATACGTAGGATTATGTCtaattaaaatatatctatCTACAACCCCGAATACAAGAAAAGAGAATGCACTGATTTGCATATCTCATAaagccatattttattcactgaagagcatagaaaacatatcagatGTTGAAGCAGACAAGCTTCTGTAgtttaaattgctgaagaagtcaggataggtcaggactgttttggcatcaaaaaggggaccaacacaatctTAGGCAGGTAATAATATTTCCTAtatatgcctgattggtgtccATAAaattatgcctggtcagtgtatttGCATTCTAATGCATCGCCACCCAGAAAGGTAGGAAAATCCTAAATGCCACTTGTTAAAGGAGAAAATCATCTCACAACATCTATGCACagtatattattacctactgcaccttctgtacattattcatcTTCACTGCTGTATACATGGACCTCATACCCTTCTTTATCACACtgctatttattataaataggccacttatgcacttgtGGTTGGTTTTGTACATGTACctatgtaccttgcacaatgggAATAGAGTtgaatccaatctaatctaaaaaaagaataataataaataaccttGACACTAGAGACACAATGGTCTGCTAGTTCTTAGTTCTATTGACTTTTTGTAGTTTTATGTATATCTTTATCTAATTTCTAAACCTAttgctaattttttttgttcctgtaACATAAAATTTCCCTTTGTTTCTATGACAAAAAATGAATGTTTGCTTCTTTACCTTGTGGAAGAATGTTGCTGAAATCCTTCTGACAGAGTTTCTCAACTTCTTGTTTCAGATCTGAGAGAGATTTCTGCAATCCATCAAATGGGAGATGTTGATTGACAGTGAAGCTGGTTAACTTGTAAAGTCcaggagaaacacagagagacggGAAACTCTACAGAGAGGAAACACATcatagagaaggagaaaagtgtAGGAGAGAAACGAATGAATCTCAGAATAAATCAGACCAAAGCCTTGTGATCAGGAACATTTATTGTTCCTGATCATTTATTGAGCttttaggaagaaaccttgtaaGGAACAGCGCCCTCTGTAGATCAGACAGTGAGTGTTACCTGGAGGAAGTGgatgtgatcaggtgtgtgtgaaagctgctccaGATCACTGACTCTCCTCTGAAGATCAGCGATGTCCTGCTCCAGTTGCTTCAGGGGTTGTTCAACTCGACTCAGTTCAACTTTCTCCCAATCTTTGATCATCACCGTCACCTCCAAGCGCCTTTTCTCCAGGGAGCGGATCATCTCATTAAAGATCTTTTCACTGTCATCTACTGCTGCTTGTGAACACTTCTGTTGGGAGAAACACTCAATGTTGATTCATATAAAGATCATTTTAAAGCTGAAGCTTTAAACATGTATGTGTTCCCATGGAAGTTAAACTCTACTGAACAGCTCTGGGAAAGAACCAATTCATGATCACAGCCACACAAACATTCAAGCTGACTGAAGAAGTGAACATCTCAGTGACCAACCACAAGACCGTGCCTCCAGCAGGACCGCTTGAGTACCTAGTTGAATGGGACGGTTACAGACCTGAATAACAATGCTGAATCCCATGATCAGATCCAAGACCTAAAGGGCGACCCATGACAGACTTACATGTGCTAAGTCACCTTGCTTCTAATAATACATAGCTGTTcggtattttacacacacacacacacacacacacacacacacacacacacacacacacacacacacacaatctttccagctttaaaaatgactttcatTCATCACATACAAATATCAgcaatgttgttttgtttcagacTACACCTACATACTGACTGCACATTCATTATATGCTGCTCCTCACCTTAATAGTGTCCACAGTCTGTTTAATctcctgcaccttcttctgcttctcctggatcATCTGCTGGGATTTAATCTGCTCCTCCTTTAGCTCATTCTGAGagcaaattaaatatatttcaatgTCTCTGCATTATAACTGTAGAgaaagctaaaataaaataaattactaaCATGAATTCTTGAAATTCCTAACATGaacatcttttatatatatatatatatatatatatatatatatatatatatatatatatatatatatatatatatatattgtcggTAATTTTGGACGAAGCATCGCGTCGATTGTATAAGTGTTGTGTAAAGATTGTGACAGAAACAACATTGTCGCAAAGTTAAAACATTGCTGCCCAATACTTTCCTAATATCAAAATACACTTCAAGTAAATATTGTCACTTTCTGTGGGGGTTTTATTCTTATCCACTATGCATTTTTGCACAATCCATAACTTGTTTATCATCACATTAGtgtatattccacccatatttattctgtatatactgtaccatACAACATTGATACTTAAATAATTACATTGTCATTTGAGCATGTTATCACCAACATCTATGCACAGTTTattgtatcttcttcttcttctttcggctgctcccattaggggtcgccacagcggatcatccgctccataccaccctgtcctctacatctgcctctttacaccaactacctgcatgtcttcctcaccacatccatgaacctccttcttggcctccctcttttcctcctacctggtggctccatcctcagcattcttctaccaatataatttatgtccctcctctgcacatgtccaaaccatctcaatctcgcctcctcaccttgtcaccaaaacatcctacatgcgctgtcctctaataaactcatttctaatcttatccatcctcgtcactcccaacgaaaacctcaacatcttcagctctgctacctccagctccacctcctgtcttttactcaatgccactgtctctaatccatacaacatcgcaggtctcaccacagtcctataaactttccctttcattttgcagataccctactatcacaaatcactcctgtcactcttctccacccactccaccctgcctgcactcttttcttcacttctaacacactctccattactttgcactgttgaccccaggtacctgaattcctccaccttctgaagctcttctcctgcaaccgcaccactccactgccctccctctcattcacacacatgtattctgtcttactcctactgagtttcattccccttctctccagcgcatatctccacctctccaggctcttctcaacctgctccctactcacaacaaatcacaatatcatccgcaaacatcatagtccagggagactcctgtctgacctcgtccgtcaacctgtccatcaccactgcaaacagaaagggctcagggccgatccttgatgcagtccaaccttcaccctaaaccagtctgtcgtacctactgcacacttcactgctgtcacactgtcctcatacatgtcctgcaccaccctcacatacttctctgacacacctgacttcctcatacaataccacaactcctctcttggcactctgtcgtaggctttctaaatccacaaatacacaatgcaattccttctgtccttctctatacttctccatcaacattctcaaagcaaataaggcatctgtggtgctcttcctcggcatgaaaccatactgttgctcacagatggtcacctcttctctcagcctggcttccactactctttcccataacttcatggtgtgactgatcaacttaattcccctgtagttactgcaggtctgcacatctcctttatgcttaaagatcggtaccagcacactcttctccattcctcaggcatcttctcaccttccaaaatcctgttaaacaatctggtcaaaacccactgccatctctcctaaacatctccacgcttctaccggtatgtcatctggtccaaccgactttccactcttcatcctcttaatcgctgctcacttcctccttactaatcctatctacatcctgcttcaccaactccacatcatccaaccttctctctctgattttcctcattcatcagctgctcaaaatactccctccaccttctcaacacactctcctcactagtcaacacatttcctctccatcctttactgctctaacttgcagtacatcctttccagctcggtccctctgcctggccaatctgtataaatccttttctccttccttagtgtccaacctctcatacagctcctcatatgccttttccttggctttcgccacatccctcttaacctgctgccgcatctccttgtactcctgcctacttttctcatcactctgtctatcccacttctgttttgccaacctctttctccttatgctctcctgcactttctcattccaccaccacgtctccttgtcttcctttctatttccagatgtcccacagtttattgtatatttctatatatacatatattattacctactgcaccttatGTTCAGaagtatctctgtatctctgtatgTATGGATCCAATACCCTTATTTATTATACtactatttattgtaaatagttTCCGCATAACAGGGCTGTGAGTCAACCAACGCAAATGCAAGCAATgcaatccaaaaaaacaaaaaacaaaacagattaCCTTTCACAGACATTCTCTCTCAGTTACATTCACTCTCACAAGGATCACAGCTACTTCCTCACATCTTTCTTTACTACAAAAGTCACTTGcaataaactaaataataaaattcctCAGAAGCTTCAATGATCTATTTCCAGTTGCACACTTTAGCTGCTCACAGTCCTGTTGAAGTCCTGCAAACGGCACACGCAAACACAAAACCACTGGGTATCAGTTTTATGTAATTATGGATACATAAAGCTGCAAAAGGATCAAGACCTGCGGAAATGCACTGTTGATTTTTGGGTCTGGCGGAATTCAGATCTGTTTCAGTTCAGACCACTCACAAATAGAATTGTAGGCATATTATGGATGTTCCAGATGTTATAAATTATACAGTGTACTCATAAAtaattccaaaataaataaaataaatcacctAAATGGAAAATATACCTACAGTGaggcaaataagtatttgaacaccctgctattttgcaagttctcccacttagaaatcatggaggggtctgaaattgtcatcgtaggtgcatgttcactgtgagagacataatctaaaaaaaaaaaaatccagaaatcacagtatatgatttttaaactatttatttgtataaatacaaataaagctgcaaataagtatttgaacacctgtctatcagctagaattctgaccctcaaagacctgttagtctgcctttaaaatgtccacctccactacatttattatcctaaattagatgcacctgtttgaggtcgttagctgcataaagacacctgtccaccccatacaatcagtaagaatccaactactaacatgaccaagaccaaagagctgtccaaagacactagagacaaaattgtacacctccacaagtctggaaagggctacagggaaattgccaagcagcttggtgaaaaaaggtcctctgttggagcaatcattaaaaaatggaagaagctaataaacatgactgtcaatctccctcgcactggggctccatgcaagatctcaccttgtggggtctcagtgatcctaaggaaggtgagaaatcagctgagaactacacgggaggagctggtcaatgacctgaaaagagctgggaccaccgttacaaaggttactgttggtaatacactaagacgtcatggtttgaaatcatctGAAATTGATttggggtctgaaattgtcattgtaggtgcatgtccactgtgagaaacataatctaaaaaaaaaaaatccagaaatcactgcaggagggattttggcccactcctccacacagatcttctctagatcagtcaggtttctggcctgttgctgagaaacacagagtttgagcttcctctaaagattctctattgggtttaggtctggagactggctaggc
The DNA window shown above is from Silurus meridionalis isolate SWU-2019-XX chromosome 12, ASM1480568v1, whole genome shotgun sequence and carries:
- the LOC124394202 gene encoding tripartite motif-containing protein 16-like is translated as MDQDQLNCSECMYLLKTPVTLNCGHSFCKVCIKGCSDEVDGKHIYRCPRCRDSSTPRPVPRKNKNLQKMVGKLMKNVLQAGSPAQSDVGTEDVDCDICTGKKRKAIKSCLICQASFCEAHLKPHYQSQAFKQHQLVEACADLQEKFCFQHNKLIEIYCRTDQSFICYLCTMDKHKGHDTVAAKAERTEKQNELKEEQIKSQQMIQEKQKKVQEIKQTVDTIKKCSQAAVDDSEKIFNEMIRSLEKRRLEVTVMIKDWEKVELSRVEQPLKQLEQDIADLQRRVSDLEQLSHTPDHIHFLQSFPSLCVSPGLYKLTSFTVNQHLPFDGLQKSLSDLKQEVEKLCQKDFSNILPQAAAVQKILPLQPEKRHDFLQSAAIQKSLPSQTKKKDDFLQSAAIQKSLPSQPKRRNDFLQSAAVQKHLPSQPENRDEFLQYFCNLTLDPNTAHHQLILSENNTVVKRIITEEEYSDHPERFDYWSQVLCKESVCGRCYWEVEWSGDVAISVSYKDISRKGEGDESLLGYNTQSWSLVCFLSSVCFCHNSINTELQGPAFTRIGVYVDHSAGTLSFYSVSDTMRLLHKVQTTFTQPLYAGFCIGSYDSTVNLF